The Delphinus delphis chromosome 2, mDelDel1.2, whole genome shotgun sequence genome contains a region encoding:
- the CSK gene encoding tyrosine-protein kinase CSK isoform X1: protein MSAIQSWLSAKWNSRAHCQMHGPQDGSTGLGAVGKSQLEDTQSSPGEGHLTQAQGGQPRGCDLEGLQVGGAPGFSAHVSPALQAAWPSGTECIAKYNFHGTAEQDLPFCKGDVLTIVAVTKDPNWYKAKNKVGREGIIPANYVQKREGVKAGTKLSLMPWFHGKITREQAERLLCPPETGLFLVRESTNYPGDYTLCVSCDGKVEHYRIIYHASKLSIDEEVYFENLMQLVEHYTSDADGLCTRLIKPKVMEGTVAAQDEFFRSGWALNMKDLKLLQTIGKGEFGDVMLGDYRGNKVAVKCIKNDATAQAFLAEASVMTQLRHSNLVQLLGVIVEEKGGLYIVTEYMAKGSLVDYLRSRGRSVLGGDCLLKFSLDVCEAMEYLEGNNFVHRDLAARNVLVSEDNVAKVSDFGLTKEASSTQDTGKLPVKWTAPEALREKKFSTKSDVWSFGILLWEIYSFGRVPYPRIPLKDVVPRVEKGYKMDAPDGCPPAVYEVMKNCWHLDAAMRPSFLQLREQLEHIKTHELHL, encoded by the exons ATGTCGGCAATTCAG TCCTGGCTTTCAGCAAAATGGAATTCCAGGGCCCACTGTCAGATGCACGGCCCTCAAGATGGGAGCACAGGTCTGGGGGCCGTGGGGAAGTCTCAGCTAGAAGACACCCAGAGCTCTCCAGGGGAAGGGCACCTCACCCAGGCTCAGGGAGGCCAGCCAAGAGGCTGTGACCTTGAGGGCTTGCAGGTGGGTGGGGCCCCAGGCTTCTCCGCCCACGTGTCGCCTGCCCTGCAGGCTGCCTGGCCATCCGGTACAGAATGTATTGCCAAGTACAACTTTCACGGCACTGCTGAGCAGGACCTTCCCTTCTGCAAAGGAGACGTGCTCACCATTGTAGCTGTCACCAAG gaccCCAACTGGTACAAAGCCAAGAACAAGGTGGGCCGTGAGGGCATCATCCCAGCCAACTATGTCCAGAAGCGGGAGGGCGTGAAGGCAGGCACCAAGCTCAGCCTCATGCC CTGGTTCCATGGCAAGATCACGCGGGAGCAGGCAGAGCGGCTCCTGTGCCCACCAGAGACAGGCCTGTTCCTGGTGCGGGAGAGCACCAACTACCCCGGGGACTACACTCTGTGCGTGAGCTGCGACGGCAAGGTGGAGCACTACCGCATCATATACCACGCCAGCAAGCTTAGCATCGACGAGGAGGTGTACTTCGAGAACCTCATGCAGCTGGTGGAG CACTACACCTCAGACGCAGATGGACTCTGTACTCGCCTCATCAAGCCAAAGGTCATGGAGGGCACCGTGGCGGCCCAGGATGAGTTTTTCCGCA GCGGCTGGGCGCTGAACATGAAGGACCTGAAGCTGCTGCAGACCATTGGGAAGGGGGAGTTTGGAG ACGTGATGCTAGGTGACTACCGAGGGAACAAAGTCGCCGTCAAGTGCATTAAGAACGACGCCACTGCCCAGGCCTTCCTGGCTGAAGCCTCGGTCATGAC GCAACTTCGGCATAGCAACCTGGTACAGCTTCTGGGCGTGATCGTAGAGGAGAAAGGTGGGCTCTACATCGTCACCGAGTACATGGCCAAG gggaGTCTGGTGGACTACCTGCGGTCTCGGGGTCGGTCGGTGCTGGGCGGAGACTGTCTCCTCAAGTTCTCACT AGATGTCTGCGAGGCCATGGAATACCTGGAGGGCAACAACTTCGTGCACCGGGACCTGGCAGCCCGCAACGTGCTGGTGTCCGAGGACAACGTGGCCAAGGTCAGCGACTTCGGCCTCACCAAGGAAGCTTCCAGCACCCAGGACACGGGCAAGCTGCCAGTCAAGTGGACAGCCCCCGAGGCCCTGAGAGAGAAG AAATTCTCCACCAAGTCTGACGTGTGGAGTTTTGGGATCCTCCTCTGGGAAATCTACTCTTTCGGGCGAGTGCCTTATCCGAGAATT CCCCTGAAGGACGTTGTCCCGCGGGTGGAGAAGGGCTACAAGATGGACGCCCCCGATGGCTGCCCACCTGCAGTCTACGAGGTCATGAAGAACTGCTGGCACCTGGACGCCGCCATGCGGCCCTCCTTCCTGCAGCTCCGTGAGCAGCTGGAGCACATCAAAACCCACGAGCTGCACCTGTGA
- the CSK gene encoding tyrosine-protein kinase CSK isoform X2 produces MSAIQVGGAPGFSAHVSPALQAAWPSGTECIAKYNFHGTAEQDLPFCKGDVLTIVAVTKDPNWYKAKNKVGREGIIPANYVQKREGVKAGTKLSLMPWFHGKITREQAERLLCPPETGLFLVRESTNYPGDYTLCVSCDGKVEHYRIIYHASKLSIDEEVYFENLMQLVEHYTSDADGLCTRLIKPKVMEGTVAAQDEFFRSGWALNMKDLKLLQTIGKGEFGDVMLGDYRGNKVAVKCIKNDATAQAFLAEASVMTQLRHSNLVQLLGVIVEEKGGLYIVTEYMAKGSLVDYLRSRGRSVLGGDCLLKFSLDVCEAMEYLEGNNFVHRDLAARNVLVSEDNVAKVSDFGLTKEASSTQDTGKLPVKWTAPEALREKKFSTKSDVWSFGILLWEIYSFGRVPYPRIPLKDVVPRVEKGYKMDAPDGCPPAVYEVMKNCWHLDAAMRPSFLQLREQLEHIKTHELHL; encoded by the exons ATGTCGGCAATTCAG GTGGGTGGGGCCCCAGGCTTCTCCGCCCACGTGTCGCCTGCCCTGCAGGCTGCCTGGCCATCCGGTACAGAATGTATTGCCAAGTACAACTTTCACGGCACTGCTGAGCAGGACCTTCCCTTCTGCAAAGGAGACGTGCTCACCATTGTAGCTGTCACCAAG gaccCCAACTGGTACAAAGCCAAGAACAAGGTGGGCCGTGAGGGCATCATCCCAGCCAACTATGTCCAGAAGCGGGAGGGCGTGAAGGCAGGCACCAAGCTCAGCCTCATGCC CTGGTTCCATGGCAAGATCACGCGGGAGCAGGCAGAGCGGCTCCTGTGCCCACCAGAGACAGGCCTGTTCCTGGTGCGGGAGAGCACCAACTACCCCGGGGACTACACTCTGTGCGTGAGCTGCGACGGCAAGGTGGAGCACTACCGCATCATATACCACGCCAGCAAGCTTAGCATCGACGAGGAGGTGTACTTCGAGAACCTCATGCAGCTGGTGGAG CACTACACCTCAGACGCAGATGGACTCTGTACTCGCCTCATCAAGCCAAAGGTCATGGAGGGCACCGTGGCGGCCCAGGATGAGTTTTTCCGCA GCGGCTGGGCGCTGAACATGAAGGACCTGAAGCTGCTGCAGACCATTGGGAAGGGGGAGTTTGGAG ACGTGATGCTAGGTGACTACCGAGGGAACAAAGTCGCCGTCAAGTGCATTAAGAACGACGCCACTGCCCAGGCCTTCCTGGCTGAAGCCTCGGTCATGAC GCAACTTCGGCATAGCAACCTGGTACAGCTTCTGGGCGTGATCGTAGAGGAGAAAGGTGGGCTCTACATCGTCACCGAGTACATGGCCAAG gggaGTCTGGTGGACTACCTGCGGTCTCGGGGTCGGTCGGTGCTGGGCGGAGACTGTCTCCTCAAGTTCTCACT AGATGTCTGCGAGGCCATGGAATACCTGGAGGGCAACAACTTCGTGCACCGGGACCTGGCAGCCCGCAACGTGCTGGTGTCCGAGGACAACGTGGCCAAGGTCAGCGACTTCGGCCTCACCAAGGAAGCTTCCAGCACCCAGGACACGGGCAAGCTGCCAGTCAAGTGGACAGCCCCCGAGGCCCTGAGAGAGAAG AAATTCTCCACCAAGTCTGACGTGTGGAGTTTTGGGATCCTCCTCTGGGAAATCTACTCTTTCGGGCGAGTGCCTTATCCGAGAATT CCCCTGAAGGACGTTGTCCCGCGGGTGGAGAAGGGCTACAAGATGGACGCCCCCGATGGCTGCCCACCTGCAGTCTACGAGGTCATGAAGAACTGCTGGCACCTGGACGCCGCCATGCGGCCCTCCTTCCTGCAGCTCCGTGAGCAGCTGGAGCACATCAAAACCCACGAGCTGCACCTGTGA
- the CSK gene encoding tyrosine-protein kinase CSK isoform X3 has translation MSAIQAAWPSGTECIAKYNFHGTAEQDLPFCKGDVLTIVAVTKDPNWYKAKNKVGREGIIPANYVQKREGVKAGTKLSLMPWFHGKITREQAERLLCPPETGLFLVRESTNYPGDYTLCVSCDGKVEHYRIIYHASKLSIDEEVYFENLMQLVEHYTSDADGLCTRLIKPKVMEGTVAAQDEFFRSGWALNMKDLKLLQTIGKGEFGDVMLGDYRGNKVAVKCIKNDATAQAFLAEASVMTQLRHSNLVQLLGVIVEEKGGLYIVTEYMAKGSLVDYLRSRGRSVLGGDCLLKFSLDVCEAMEYLEGNNFVHRDLAARNVLVSEDNVAKVSDFGLTKEASSTQDTGKLPVKWTAPEALREKKFSTKSDVWSFGILLWEIYSFGRVPYPRIPLKDVVPRVEKGYKMDAPDGCPPAVYEVMKNCWHLDAAMRPSFLQLREQLEHIKTHELHL, from the exons ATGTCGGCAATTCAG GCTGCCTGGCCATCCGGTACAGAATGTATTGCCAAGTACAACTTTCACGGCACTGCTGAGCAGGACCTTCCCTTCTGCAAAGGAGACGTGCTCACCATTGTAGCTGTCACCAAG gaccCCAACTGGTACAAAGCCAAGAACAAGGTGGGCCGTGAGGGCATCATCCCAGCCAACTATGTCCAGAAGCGGGAGGGCGTGAAGGCAGGCACCAAGCTCAGCCTCATGCC CTGGTTCCATGGCAAGATCACGCGGGAGCAGGCAGAGCGGCTCCTGTGCCCACCAGAGACAGGCCTGTTCCTGGTGCGGGAGAGCACCAACTACCCCGGGGACTACACTCTGTGCGTGAGCTGCGACGGCAAGGTGGAGCACTACCGCATCATATACCACGCCAGCAAGCTTAGCATCGACGAGGAGGTGTACTTCGAGAACCTCATGCAGCTGGTGGAG CACTACACCTCAGACGCAGATGGACTCTGTACTCGCCTCATCAAGCCAAAGGTCATGGAGGGCACCGTGGCGGCCCAGGATGAGTTTTTCCGCA GCGGCTGGGCGCTGAACATGAAGGACCTGAAGCTGCTGCAGACCATTGGGAAGGGGGAGTTTGGAG ACGTGATGCTAGGTGACTACCGAGGGAACAAAGTCGCCGTCAAGTGCATTAAGAACGACGCCACTGCCCAGGCCTTCCTGGCTGAAGCCTCGGTCATGAC GCAACTTCGGCATAGCAACCTGGTACAGCTTCTGGGCGTGATCGTAGAGGAGAAAGGTGGGCTCTACATCGTCACCGAGTACATGGCCAAG gggaGTCTGGTGGACTACCTGCGGTCTCGGGGTCGGTCGGTGCTGGGCGGAGACTGTCTCCTCAAGTTCTCACT AGATGTCTGCGAGGCCATGGAATACCTGGAGGGCAACAACTTCGTGCACCGGGACCTGGCAGCCCGCAACGTGCTGGTGTCCGAGGACAACGTGGCCAAGGTCAGCGACTTCGGCCTCACCAAGGAAGCTTCCAGCACCCAGGACACGGGCAAGCTGCCAGTCAAGTGGACAGCCCCCGAGGCCCTGAGAGAGAAG AAATTCTCCACCAAGTCTGACGTGTGGAGTTTTGGGATCCTCCTCTGGGAAATCTACTCTTTCGGGCGAGTGCCTTATCCGAGAATT CCCCTGAAGGACGTTGTCCCGCGGGTGGAGAAGGGCTACAAGATGGACGCCCCCGATGGCTGCCCACCTGCAGTCTACGAGGTCATGAAGAACTGCTGGCACCTGGACGCCGCCATGCGGCCCTCCTTCCTGCAGCTCCGTGAGCAGCTGGAGCACATCAAAACCCACGAGCTGCACCTGTGA